A section of the Bacillus pumilus genome encodes:
- the dnaB gene encoding replicative DNA helicase, which yields MTELLDDRLPPQNIEAEQAVLGAVFLEPSALTLASEVLIPEDFYRMSHQKIYNAMLVLGDRGEPVDLVTVTSELANTDLLEEVGGISYLTDIANSVPTAANIEYYAKIVEEKSILRRLIRTATTIAQDGYTREDEVEDLLSDAEKTIMEVAQRKNSGAFQNIKDVLVQTYDNIEQLHNRKGDITGIPTGFSELDRMTAGFQRNDLIIVAARPSVGKTAFALNIAQNVATKTDESVAIFSLEMGSEQLVMRMLCAEGNINAQNLRTGNLTEEDWGKLTMAMGSLSNSGIFIDDTPGIRVSEIRSKCRRLKQENGLGMILIDYLQLIQGSGRSSDNRQQEVSEISRALKSLARELEVPVIALSQLSRGVEQRQDKRPMMSDIRESGSIEQDADIVAFLYRDDYYDKESENKNIIEIIIAKQRNGPVGTVSLAFVKEYNKFVNLERRFDDAGVPPGA from the coding sequence ATGACGGAACTTCTCGATGACCGGCTGCCGCCGCAAAATATAGAAGCCGAGCAGGCCGTATTAGGTGCTGTTTTTTTAGAACCATCTGCGCTCACGCTCGCTTCTGAGGTATTAATTCCAGAGGATTTCTATAGAATGTCGCATCAAAAGATTTATAATGCGATGCTTGTACTTGGTGATAGAGGGGAACCGGTCGATCTTGTTACGGTGACATCTGAACTGGCCAATACAGATTTACTAGAAGAGGTAGGCGGGATTTCGTATTTAACCGATATTGCGAACTCTGTCCCAACTGCCGCAAACATAGAATACTATGCAAAAATTGTAGAAGAGAAATCTATTTTAAGACGTCTGATCCGCACGGCGACAACCATTGCACAGGATGGATACACGCGTGAGGATGAAGTAGAGGATCTGTTGAGTGATGCTGAAAAGACCATTATGGAAGTGGCGCAGCGTAAAAACTCAGGAGCTTTCCAAAACATTAAGGACGTGCTTGTTCAGACATATGATAATATTGAACAGCTTCATAACCGAAAAGGCGATATCACAGGGATTCCAACAGGTTTCTCCGAGCTTGATCGGATGACAGCTGGATTCCAGCGAAATGACTTAATTATTGTAGCAGCTCGTCCATCAGTAGGGAAAACGGCTTTCGCATTGAACATCGCACAGAATGTTGCGACCAAAACGGACGAAAGTGTCGCCATCTTTAGTTTAGAGATGGGATCTGAGCAGCTAGTTATGCGTATGCTATGTGCTGAGGGGAATATCAATGCACAAAACCTAAGAACCGGTAATCTGACAGAAGAGGACTGGGGCAAGCTGACAATGGCAATGGGCTCGCTATCTAATAGTGGGATTTTCATTGATGATACACCTGGAATCAGAGTAAGTGAAATTCGCTCAAAATGCCGCCGCTTGAAGCAAGAAAACGGTCTTGGAATGATCTTGATTGACTACTTACAGCTTATTCAAGGGAGCGGACGATCAAGCGATAACCGTCAGCAAGAGGTTTCTGAAATCTCTCGGGCATTAAAATCGCTGGCAAGGGAGCTTGAAGTTCCAGTTATTGCTTTGTCTCAGCTTTCACGTGGAGTAGAGCAGCGTCAGGACAAACGTCCGATGATGTCTGATATTCGTGAATCAGGAAGTATCGAGCAGGATGCCGATATCGTGGCATTCCTTTATCGTGATGATTACTACGACAAAGAATCAGAGAATAAGAACATTATTGAAATCATCATTGCCAAACAGCGTAACGGCCCAGTGGGTACAGTATCACTGGCGTTCGTCAAAGAATATAACAAATTCGTCAACCTGGAAAGAAGGTTTGACGATGCGGGTGTTCCGCCCGGTGCTTAA
- a CDS encoding VOC family protein, translated as MKFQQFEAAQLRIARPTVNMEEVVSFYEEGLGLKRIGSFDQHEGYDGVMLGLPHQHVHLEITKHEEEESLPAPHPEQLLVFYIPDAEEFQQMKERLLSFGGRQVTSTNPYWERGGATIEDPDGYRIVLMNTDGITPV; from the coding sequence ATGAAATTTCAACAGTTCGAAGCCGCTCAATTACGCATCGCACGCCCAACCGTCAACATGGAAGAGGTTGTGTCCTTTTATGAAGAAGGCTTAGGGCTCAAACGAATAGGCTCGTTTGATCAGCATGAAGGATATGATGGTGTCATGCTGGGGCTCCCTCATCAGCATGTTCATTTAGAAATCACAAAGCATGAAGAAGAAGAAAGTTTGCCCGCCCCGCATCCAGAACAGCTTCTTGTGTTCTATATTCCGGATGCTGAGGAATTTCAGCAAATGAAAGAGAGGTTGCTCTCATTTGGCGGACGGCAAGTCACCTCTACAAATCCATATTGGGAACGGGGTGGAGCAACCATTGAAGATCCAGATGGGTATCGCATTGTGCTCATGAACACAGATGGCATCACCCCTGTTTAA
- a CDS encoding cytochrome P450 has translation METTSPSAVQKTLLRGKNKQDPYHPFDWYANMRKTSPVHFDEASRTWSVFTYEEARRVTIDKDTFSSQPPKNQRKHSLMKTMVMMDPPNHTRIRSIVSKAFTPRVMKLWEPRIHELMDELMAQLEGKKEIDLVQDISYPLPVIVIAELLGVPSEHKQSFKEWSDILVSMPKSESEKDVAEWQKTRDKGEADMMAFFADTIEKKRHNLGDDLISLIIQAEENGDKLSADELIPFCNLLLLAGNETTTNLISNMMFSLLEQPGAYEALAQSPELIPRAVEEAVRFRAPAPAIVRYVTKDTELGEKVLKRGDNVIVFLASANRDERQFSNAHEYDIHRHPNPHIGFGHGIHFCLGAPLARLEACTAIKIFIERYEALELLSYVPMTSSSMYGLKELKLRVTPRS, from the coding sequence ATGGAAACAACGTCCCCAAGTGCCGTGCAAAAAACGTTATTAAGAGGAAAAAACAAGCAGGACCCGTATCACCCATTTGATTGGTATGCCAACATGCGCAAGACATCACCTGTTCATTTTGACGAAGCCAGCCGAACGTGGAGTGTATTCACCTACGAGGAAGCAAGGCGCGTGACAATCGATAAAGATACCTTTTCGAGTCAGCCTCCTAAAAACCAGCGGAAGCATTCACTGATGAAAACAATGGTGATGATGGACCCTCCCAATCACACTCGCATCCGCTCCATTGTCAGCAAAGCCTTTACCCCTCGAGTCATGAAATTGTGGGAGCCTCGTATTCATGAATTAATGGATGAACTGATGGCACAACTTGAAGGAAAAAAAGAGATTGACCTAGTGCAAGACATTTCCTATCCGCTTCCTGTCATTGTCATTGCAGAGCTTTTAGGTGTGCCCTCAGAGCATAAACAATCTTTTAAAGAATGGTCAGATATTCTCGTCAGCATGCCTAAAAGTGAAAGTGAGAAGGATGTAGCTGAATGGCAGAAAACACGTGACAAAGGGGAAGCTGACATGATGGCATTTTTTGCAGACACCATTGAAAAGAAACGTCACAACCTTGGTGATGATTTAATTTCCCTCATCATTCAAGCGGAGGAGAATGGAGACAAACTGTCAGCAGATGAACTCATTCCATTTTGTAATCTTCTTCTTTTAGCCGGCAACGAAACAACCACCAACTTGATCTCCAATATGATGTTCAGCTTGTTAGAACAGCCTGGTGCGTATGAAGCGCTCGCCCAATCTCCTGAACTCATCCCACGTGCGGTGGAAGAGGCTGTCCGTTTTCGTGCACCAGCTCCTGCGATTGTTCGTTATGTCACAAAAGATACAGAACTTGGAGAGAAAGTGTTGAAAAGGGGCGACAATGTGATTGTGTTTCTTGCTTCCGCCAACCGAGATGAGCGTCAATTTTCAAACGCACATGAATACGATATACACCGCCATCCTAATCCTCATATTGGTTTCGGGCACGGTATCCATTTCTGCCTTGGCGCACCACTAGCACGTCTTGAAGCATGTACAGCTATAAAGATTTTCATAGAACGATATGAGGCGCTAGAGCTCCTTTCTTATGTTCCGATGACAAGCAGCAGCATGTATGGACTGAAAGAGCTGAAACTGCGTGTCACACCTCGTTCATAA
- a CDS encoding TetR/AcrR family transcriptional regulator codes for MKKVGRGERLVADCYRGDKRATESKQQLRKALFQLLSEKEWGKISVQDLTKVAGIHRTTFYQHYEDKFDLAQQVMDEMFDVMKCAIFAPVQEDDLEKEHPAYVYIFRFYQHLQEHEKEYQILLKRGRELNIHETVRAFFEESFSLGKEGVAGSKPDPQLVPIDMQKQFVISAYIGTAEWWLRTGRPYSPEFMANSMIHLIENQ; via the coding sequence TTGAAGAAAGTAGGAAGGGGAGAGCGGCTTGTGGCGGATTGCTACAGAGGGGATAAGCGCGCAACGGAATCAAAGCAGCAATTAAGAAAAGCATTATTTCAATTATTAAGCGAGAAAGAATGGGGGAAGATTTCTGTACAGGATTTGACGAAAGTGGCAGGCATCCACCGCACAACCTTTTATCAGCATTATGAGGATAAATTTGATCTTGCCCAGCAGGTGATGGATGAGATGTTTGATGTGATGAAGTGCGCCATTTTTGCGCCTGTACAAGAAGATGATTTAGAAAAAGAGCATCCGGCATATGTATATATTTTTCGATTTTATCAGCATTTGCAAGAGCATGAAAAGGAGTATCAAATTCTCTTGAAACGAGGGCGAGAGCTTAATATTCATGAAACGGTTCGGGCTTTTTTTGAAGAAAGTTTTTCTTTGGGAAAAGAGGGGGTTGCAGGCTCAAAGCCTGATCCGCAACTCGTTCCTATCGACATGCAGAAGCAATTCGTTATTTCTGCTTACATTGGAACGGCTGAATGGTGGCTGAGGACAGGTAGACCGTATTCACCAGAATTTATGGCAAATTCGATGATTCATTTAATTGAAAATCAATAG
- a CDS encoding adenylosuccinate synthase — MSSVVVVGTQWGDEGKGKITDFLSENAEVIARYQGGNNAGHTIKFDGVTYKLHLIPSGIFYKEKTCVIGNGMVVDPKALVTELAYLHERNVSTDNLRISNRAHVILPYHLKLDEVEEERKGANKIGTTKKGIGPAYMDKAARIGIRVADLLDREVFEEKLARNLEEKNRLLEKMYEAEGFKIEDILDEYYEYGQQVKKYVVDTSVVLNDALDEGRRVLFEGAQGVMLDIDQGTYPFVTSSNPVAGGVTIGSGVGPTKIQHVVGVSKAYTTRVGDGPFPTELHDEIGDQIREVGREYGTTTGRPRRVGWFDSVVVRHARRVSGITDLSLNSIDVLTGIETLKICVAYKLNGEITEEFPASLNELAKCEPVYEEMPGWTEDITGVKNLSELPENARHYLERISQLTGIPLSIFSVGPDRSQTNVVRSVYRP, encoded by the coding sequence ATGTCTTCAGTAGTCGTAGTAGGTACGCAGTGGGGTGACGAAGGGAAAGGGAAAATTACCGATTTCCTTTCAGAAAATGCAGAGGTGATTGCCCGTTATCAAGGGGGAAACAATGCAGGTCACACGATCAAATTTGATGGAGTGACTTACAAGCTACACCTCATTCCGTCCGGTATTTTTTATAAAGAGAAAACTTGTGTCATCGGTAATGGAATGGTAGTTGATCCTAAAGCGTTGGTCACTGAGCTTGCGTATCTTCACGAACGGAATGTGAGTACAGATAACCTCAGAATCAGCAATAGAGCCCATGTGATTTTACCTTACCATTTAAAATTGGACGAGGTAGAAGAAGAGCGGAAAGGGGCTAACAAGATCGGTACGACGAAAAAAGGAATCGGACCAGCTTATATGGACAAAGCAGCTCGTATCGGTATCCGTGTCGCAGATCTATTAGATCGTGAAGTATTTGAAGAGAAGCTTGCTCGTAATCTAGAAGAGAAAAATCGTCTTTTAGAGAAAATGTACGAAGCAGAAGGCTTCAAGATTGAAGATATTTTAGATGAGTATTATGAATATGGCCAGCAAGTGAAAAAATATGTCGTAGATACATCTGTTGTCTTGAATGACGCACTAGATGAAGGCCGCCGCGTGCTATTTGAAGGTGCACAAGGTGTTATGCTTGATATCGATCAAGGGACATATCCATTTGTTACGTCATCTAACCCAGTGGCTGGGGGAGTGACGATTGGTTCTGGTGTAGGACCAACGAAGATTCAACATGTGGTCGGCGTGTCAAAAGCGTACACAACACGTGTTGGAGATGGCCCATTCCCGACAGAACTCCATGATGAAATTGGTGATCAAATCCGTGAGGTTGGCCGTGAATACGGTACAACAACTGGACGCCCGCGCCGTGTTGGCTGGTTTGACAGTGTTGTTGTCCGCCATGCTCGTCGTGTGAGCGGGATTACAGATCTATCTCTTAACTCAATTGATGTACTGACAGGGATTGAAACATTGAAAATCTGTGTCGCTTATAAATTGAACGGAGAAATCACAGAAGAATTCCCAGCAAGTCTAAATGAACTAGCGAAATGTGAGCCTGTCTACGAAGAAATGCCAGGATGGACAGAGGATATTACAGGCGTGAAGAATTTAAGCGAACTGCCTGAAAATGCCCGTCATTATTTAGAGCGCATTTCACAATTAACAGGTATTCCACTTTCCATTTTCTCAGTCGGACCAGATCGTTCTCAAACGAATGTTGTCCGCAGCGTGTACCGTCCATAA